Proteins from a genomic interval of Chryseobacterium indologenes:
- a CDS encoding helix-turn-helix domain-containing protein — MEVIAIQKSALDGMNNGLRELLELTENATRKYTPIFKEEKWLDNQEVCLMMNITKRTLQTYKDKGLLPYSRLNRKNYYKRSDVQALLEAGQPYNTTENGFIHE, encoded by the coding sequence ATGGAAGTTATCGCAATACAAAAGTCCGCATTGGACGGAATGAATAATGGGCTACGGGAACTTTTGGAACTGACCGAAAATGCCACGAGAAAATACACGCCTATTTTCAAAGAAGAGAAGTGGCTCGATAACCAAGAAGTATGTTTGATGATGAACATAACCAAACGGACTTTGCAGACCTACAAGGACAAAGGCTTATTGCCCTATTCCCGACTAAACCGTAAGAATTATTATAAACGCTCGGACGTGCAGGCTTTGCTCGAAGCCGGACAGCCGTACAATACTACCGAAAATGGATTTATTCACGAATGA
- a CDS encoding molybdenum ABC transporter permease, translating into MVASLVIGIIFLVAGLGLRYWINRRKFYRRSPMGAEGFSSYESSVFIKLIGRVGKWIAYALIIFGLLSLWVYYREKKEKQQQEEVKNEQPSPITKHN; encoded by the coding sequence ATGGTCGCATCATTGGTTATAGGTATCATATTTTTGGTTGCAGGCTTGGGACTTCGTTACTGGATTAACCGGAGAAAGTTTTACAGGCGCAGCCCTATGGGAGCAGAGGGTTTCTCATCTTATGAAAGTTCGGTTTTCATTAAATTGATTGGAAGGGTTGGTAAATGGATAGCTTACGCACTGATTATTTTCGGGCTGTTATCGCTGTGGGTTTACTACCGTGAGAAAAAGGAAAAACAACAACAAGAGGAAGTAAAAAATGAACAGCCAAGCCCAATAACAAAGCATAATTAA
- the traN gene encoding conjugative transposon protein TraN, giving the protein MKNHLKTFWAIALILGFAVTTYAQDSATAKTPLALGKIEPYRMEVTYDKTSHLIFPTAIRYVDLGSEYLIAGKAEDAENVLRVKASVRDFEPETNFSVITNDGRFYSFNVYYSSYPEALSYDLLTMQKAVDKANGNDVLFEELGNNSPSLAGLLLETIYKKDKRIVKHIGAKSFGIQFILKGIYIHNGKYYFHTELRNRTNVPFEIDFINFKVVDKKVAKRTVVQERPLTPLRTYKPLDGIAGKSTEQNVFLLDQFTIADDKVLLIEIFEKNGGRHQTLQVENSDLIKARLIDDMHLKF; this is encoded by the coding sequence ATGAAAAATCATTTAAAAACCTTTTGGGCTATTGCTCTGATACTCGGCTTTGCCGTAACAACTTATGCACAGGATAGTGCAACTGCAAAAACACCGCTTGCATTGGGCAAGATAGAACCGTACCGTATGGAAGTTACCTACGATAAAACGTCGCACCTAATTTTCCCGACCGCCATTCGTTACGTGGATTTGGGCAGCGAATACCTGATTGCGGGGAAAGCCGAAGATGCCGAAAACGTTTTGCGTGTAAAAGCATCAGTAAGGGACTTTGAGCCTGAAACGAATTTCTCCGTTATCACGAATGACGGGCGTTTTTACAGCTTCAACGTGTATTACAGCTCCTACCCGGAGGCATTGAGCTACGACCTGCTCACAATGCAAAAAGCGGTGGATAAAGCCAACGGTAACGACGTGCTTTTCGAGGAACTGGGCAACAATTCGCCCTCACTGGCAGGCTTGTTACTGGAAACCATTTACAAGAAAGACAAGCGCATTGTAAAGCATATCGGGGCTAAAAGTTTCGGCATTCAGTTTATCCTGAAAGGGATTTACATACACAACGGCAAATACTATTTCCATACGGAATTGAGAAACCGTACCAATGTGCCTTTCGAGATTGATTTTATCAATTTCAAAGTCGTGGATAAAAAGGTAGCCAAACGCACCGTAGTCCAGGAACGCCCTTTAACGCCTTTAAGAACTTACAAGCCATTGGACGGTATTGCCGGAAAATCGACCGAACAAAATGTTTTCCTGTTAGACCAGTTTACCATTGCCGATGATAAGGTGTTGCTGATTGAGATTTTCGAGAAAAACGGCGGCAGGCATCAAACATTGCAGGTCGAAAATTCCGACCTAATCAAAGCCCGTTTGATTGACGATATGCACCTAAAATTTTAA
- a CDS encoding helix-turn-helix domain-containing protein, with protein sequence MDLFTNDNEEIIVHQEMITQLRNRIESILKNYRPVMNGEIYLSGEDVCKLLHISKRTLQQYRDDNILPYIQIGGKIIYKESDILTILEQNYISHKAVLP encoded by the coding sequence ATGGATTTATTCACGAATGACAATGAAGAAATCATTGTCCATCAGGAAATGATAACGCAACTAAGAAACCGTATCGAAAGCATATTGAAAAACTACCGCCCTGTAATGAACGGCGAAATATACCTTTCGGGCGAAGATGTGTGTAAGTTGCTCCATATCAGCAAACGGACTTTACAGCAATATCGTGATGATAATATCCTGCCGTATATACAAATAGGCGGTAAGATTATTTACAAGGAAAGCGATATTCTGACAATACTGGAACAGAATTATATTTCACATAAAGCAGTTTTACCGTAA
- a CDS encoding DUF3872 domain-containing protein gives MIAIFNKFRIGLLPLYVFLTILTASVTLVSCSKDDELEIQNNFPFEVNVMPVPKDVANGQTVEIRITIQRSGNYSNTQYYLRYFQFDGQGTLRYYDELPYLPNDLYLLPTEQFRLYYTSASAVSQSFDVWISDSFGNEKQITFQFNSSD, from the coding sequence ATGATAGCAATATTCAATAAATTCAGAATAGGATTACTGCCATTATATGTATTCCTGACAATCCTCACAGCTTCGGTTACGTTGGTATCTTGTAGCAAAGATGATGAACTCGAAATACAGAACAATTTTCCTTTCGAGGTCAATGTAATGCCAGTGCCTAAAGATGTTGCCAATGGGCAGACAGTGGAAATACGCATAACCATACAGCGGAGCGGTAATTACAGCAATACGCAATACTATCTCCGCTATTTCCAGTTTGACGGACAAGGCACACTTCGGTATTATGATGAATTGCCGTATCTGCCGAACGATTTGTATTTGTTACCAACTGAACAATTCAGGTTGTATTACACTTCAGCATCTGCCGTATCGCAGTCCTTTGACGTTTGGATTTCGGATAGCTTCGGGAATGAAAAGCAGATAACTTTTCAGTTTAACAGCAGCGATTAA
- a CDS encoding conjugal transfer protein TraO — MKKCIYTVLFVLIGITAAQAQRMLPKQKGLEISAGVLSNDKIGNDYYISAAMTINGKNGNYQLWALEYTHQYHDYKDLRIPQETYSTEGGYSFFLLGDARKNITLNFAVTGVVGYEAINRGEAMLYDGAKILSEDNFIYGAGGRLIFETYLSDRFVLVLQGRTKVLWGTDLEQFRPSAGVGLKFNF, encoded by the coding sequence ATGAAAAAGTGTATCTATACCGTGCTGTTTGTCCTGATAGGCATCACGGCTGCACAGGCACAAAGGATGCTGCCGAAGCAGAAGGGATTGGAAATAAGTGCAGGTGTATTGTCCAATGATAAGATTGGCAATGATTACTACATCAGCGCAGCAATGACCATAAACGGTAAAAATGGTAATTACCAGCTTTGGGCGTTGGAATATACCCACCAGTACCACGATTACAAAGACCTGCGCATACCGCAGGAAACCTATTCCACAGAGGGCGGTTACAGCTTCTTTTTGTTGGGAGATGCCCGTAAGAACATTACGCTGAATTTCGCCGTAACGGGCGTGGTCGGTTACGAAGCCATCAACCGGGGCGAAGCGATGCTGTACGACGGTGCGAAAATATTGAGCGAAGATAATTTTATCTACGGAGCAGGCGGTCGCCTCATTTTTGAAACCTACCTGTCCGACCGTTTTGTATTAGTCCTACAAGGGCGTACAAAAGTTTTGTGGGGGACGGATCTGGAACAGTTCCGTCCATCCGCAGGTGTGGGATTAAAGTTTAACTTTTAA